Proteins co-encoded in one Bacillus sp. FSL H8-0547 genomic window:
- a CDS encoding glycine betaine ABC transporter substrate-binding protein: protein MKKYFYALSSIILLSALLASCAPANSDKKIKIGMVNWIDNISTAYLWKIILEEKGYDTEIIELEKIALWTGISRGDIDVTGQVWLPLTDKPLYDKFKEDVEIGEPWFEGTKMGIAVPAYVKDINSIEDLNSKKGQLNGEIIGIDPGSSLMQLTSKAKKEYGLELELVESSEAAMLTEFKKAYEKKQPIAVTLWNPHWVFADYEIKYLKDSKNVFGAPDKIHSMSRTGFEKDHPEIGKWMSEWEMNDEQLNSLIKEVQEESLTQEPDAYEKGARKWIEKNRELVDSWTEE from the coding sequence GTGAAAAAATATTTTTATGCACTATCTTCAATTATTCTTTTATCAGCATTACTTGCATCCTGTGCCCCGGCAAATTCAGACAAGAAGATAAAAATCGGCATGGTGAACTGGATTGATAACATTTCTACTGCTTACTTGTGGAAAATCATCCTGGAAGAGAAAGGCTATGATACAGAAATTATCGAACTTGAAAAAATTGCTCTATGGACCGGTATATCCAGAGGTGATATTGATGTCACCGGACAAGTATGGCTCCCTCTGACAGACAAGCCCCTGTACGATAAGTTTAAAGAAGATGTGGAAATCGGGGAACCTTGGTTTGAAGGTACAAAAATGGGGATTGCTGTACCGGCATACGTAAAAGATATTAACAGCATCGAAGATCTGAATTCAAAAAAAGGGCAGCTAAACGGGGAAATCATCGGAATCGACCCGGGATCAAGCTTGATGCAGCTGACATCGAAAGCCAAAAAAGAGTACGGGCTTGAACTTGAACTTGTCGAGTCTTCGGAAGCTGCCATGCTGACTGAATTTAAAAAAGCGTATGAAAAGAAACAGCCAATTGCAGTCACTCTCTGGAATCCTCATTGGGTTTTTGCAGATTATGAAATAAAGTATCTGAAGGATTCTAAAAACGTATTTGGTGCGCCTGATAAAATACATTCTATGTCACGAACAGGATTCGAAAAGGACCATCCTGAAATCGGCAAATGGATGTCTGAATGGGAAATGAATGATGAACAGCTGAATTCCCTCATTAAAGAAGTACAGGAAGAATCACTGACTCAGGAACCTGATGCCTATGAAAAAGGGGCAAGAAAGTGGATTGAGAAAAACAGGGAACTTGTCGACAGCTGGACCGAAGAATAA
- a CDS encoding glycine betaine/L-proline ABC transporter ATP-binding protein, with product MKTVKLKVDEVTKVFGKNPQKAVAMLKKGSSKADILKETGMTVGVNRASFEVYSGEIFVIMGLSGSGKSTLVRLLNKLIDPTSGHIFIDDEDIMKLKGDALREIRRKKMSMVFQRFALFPHRTVVENVEYGLEIQGWKKKERYQRARESLELVGLKGYADSYPGELSGGMQQRVGLARALANAPDVLLMDEAFSALDPLIRKDMQDELLELQEKMEKTIIFITHDLDEALRIGDRIALMKDGSIVQIGTPEEIMTHPADEYVERFVEDVNLSKVITAGSIMNRAETIQIDRGPRVALTLMRDAGYSSVYAVDKKQTLIGLITADDAVKAIKENVPTETYVKREMPYVELDTVLEDLYEKMAASKYPLPVVDENRRIKGVIKREKVIQALAGTESKEVQPHE from the coding sequence ATGAAAACGGTAAAGTTGAAAGTTGATGAAGTCACAAAAGTATTCGGAAAGAACCCGCAAAAAGCAGTTGCTATGCTTAAAAAAGGGAGCTCAAAGGCGGATATTCTGAAAGAAACCGGAATGACCGTCGGTGTTAACCGGGCGAGCTTTGAGGTCTATTCGGGAGAGATCTTCGTCATTATGGGTCTGTCAGGCAGCGGGAAATCAACGTTGGTCAGGCTGCTGAATAAGCTTATTGATCCTACATCCGGCCATATTTTTATAGATGATGAAGACATTATGAAGCTGAAGGGAGATGCTCTCAGAGAAATTCGGAGAAAGAAAATGAGCATGGTTTTTCAGCGATTTGCTTTATTTCCCCACAGAACGGTCGTTGAAAACGTTGAGTATGGTCTTGAAATTCAGGGCTGGAAGAAAAAAGAGCGTTATCAGCGGGCCAGAGAATCTCTTGAGCTCGTAGGATTAAAAGGGTACGCAGACAGCTATCCGGGTGAACTGAGCGGGGGCATGCAGCAGCGGGTGGGCCTTGCCCGTGCACTGGCAAACGCACCGGATGTTCTTTTAATGGATGAAGCCTTCAGCGCACTTGATCCGCTGATTCGGAAAGATATGCAGGATGAACTTCTTGAGCTTCAGGAAAAAATGGAGAAAACAATTATCTTTATTACCCATGATCTTGATGAAGCACTTCGCATTGGGGACAGGATTGCTCTGATGAAGGACGGATCAATCGTCCAGATAGGGACTCCTGAGGAAATTATGACTCATCCGGCTGATGAATATGTTGAGCGGTTCGTAGAAGATGTGAATCTGTCCAAGGTCATAACGGCAGGATCCATCATGAACCGGGCGGAAACCATCCAGATCGACAGAGGACCTCGTGTAGCATTGACGCTTATGCGTGATGCAGGCTATTCGAGTGTGTATGCCGTAGATAAAAAGCAGACACTGATCGGCCTGATCACAGCTGACGATGCGGTAAAAGCGATTAAAGAAAACGTGCCGACTGAAACATATGTGAAAAGAGAAATGCCTTATGTGGAGCTTGACACAGTGCTTGAGGATCTTTATGAAAAGATGGCTGCGAGCAAGTACCCTCTGCCGGTAGTAGATGAAAACAGAAGAATCAAAGGTGTTATAAAACGCGAGAAAGTCATTCAGGCACTGGCGGGAACAGAATCAAAGGAGGTGCAGCCGCATGAATAA
- a CDS encoding proline/glycine betaine ABC transporter permease, whose product MNNIPKIPVGKWVDGFVTYLNESFEGFFGWLSNGIEGFTDFIVYGLMAIPALLLIVIVAAIAWFVSRSWSLPSLSLAGLLFILNLGYWEQMIDTLSLVLTSVIISVIIGVPLGIIASQNDTFSKILTPILDLMQTMPAFVYLIPAILFFGIGVVPGIIASVIFAMPPTIRLTNLGIRQVPEDLVEAANAFGSTTAQKLMKVELPLATKTIMAGVNQSIMLALSMVVIASLVGAPGLGVDVYRAVTRIEVGRGFEAGISIVILAIILDRITQHLGTRKKEV is encoded by the coding sequence ATGAATAATATCCCCAAAATACCTGTTGGAAAATGGGTCGATGGATTTGTTACCTATTTAAATGAAAGCTTTGAAGGTTTCTTCGGATGGCTTTCAAATGGTATTGAAGGATTTACTGATTTCATTGTTTACGGGCTGATGGCGATACCTGCACTGCTGCTGATAGTGATTGTCGCAGCAATAGCCTGGTTTGTCAGCAGAAGCTGGTCCCTTCCTTCACTGTCACTGGCAGGGCTTCTGTTTATTTTGAATCTTGGATACTGGGAGCAAATGATAGACACACTCTCACTGGTCCTTACTTCTGTAATCATTTCCGTTATTATTGGAGTGCCTCTTGGTATCATTGCTTCACAAAACGATACCTTTTCAAAGATTTTAACGCCAATACTGGACCTGATGCAGACTATGCCCGCTTTTGTTTACTTAATTCCAGCCATTCTCTTTTTTGGAATCGGCGTTGTGCCTGGCATTATTGCTTCTGTCATTTTTGCCATGCCGCCTACCATCAGGCTTACTAACCTTGGAATCAGACAGGTTCCGGAGGACCTCGTTGAAGCGGCGAACGCTTTCGGATCGACTACCGCTCAGAAATTGATGAAGGTAGAACTGCCGCTTGCCACAAAAACCATTATGGCAGGTGTCAACCAGAGCATTATGCTTGCGCTGTCCATGGTGGTCATCGCTTCTCTGGTCGGTGCACCGGGACTTGGAGTCGACGTTTACCGGGCGGTCACACGTATTGAAGTAGGAAGAGGATTCGAAGCAGGAATATCAATCGTTATCCTTGCCATTATTCTGGACCGTATCACACAGCATTTGGGCACTCGTAAAAAAGAGGTATAA
- a CDS encoding ATP-binding cassette domain-containing protein yields MITVSNVGLRYGDRKLFEDVNIKFTPGNCYGLIGANGAGKSTFIKILSGEIEAQSGNVSMGPGERLAVLKQNHFEYEEIEVMQVVIMGHARLYEVMQEKDAIYMKADFSDEDGMRAAELEGEFAELNGWEAESEAAILLKGLGITEDLHAKKMADLTGGDKVKVLLAQALFGKPDVLLLDEPTNHLDIKAIQWLEEFLINFENTVIVVSHDRHFLNKVCTHIADLDYGKIQLYVGNYDFWYESSQLASRMASDANKKKEEKIKELQAFIARFSANASKSKQATSRKKLLDKISLDDIRPSSRRYPYVGFSPEREIGNDVLRVDGISKTIDGVKVLDNVSFIMNKEDKIALVGRDEIAITTLFKILMGEMEPDSGTFKWGITTSQAYFPKDNSEFFEGVDMNLVDWLRQYSPNDQSESFLRGFLGRMLFSGEEVLKKASVLSGGEKVRCMLSKMMLSSSNILLLDEPTNHLDLESITALNNGLIAFKGAMIFTSHDHQFVQTIANRIIEVTPNGVVDKQMTYDEYLENEDVQKQVQGLYA; encoded by the coding sequence ATGATAACAGTAAGCAATGTAGGATTGCGCTATGGTGACCGCAAACTTTTTGAAGATGTTAATATAAAATTCACACCGGGAAACTGCTACGGATTAATCGGGGCAAACGGTGCAGGCAAATCAACATTTATTAAAATTCTCTCTGGAGAAATTGAAGCACAGTCCGGCAATGTAAGCATGGGACCTGGAGAGCGTCTTGCTGTCCTGAAACAGAACCACTTCGAGTACGAGGAAATTGAAGTGATGCAGGTCGTTATTATGGGCCATGCACGTCTGTATGAAGTCATGCAGGAGAAGGATGCAATCTATATGAAAGCTGATTTCTCAGATGAAGACGGCATGCGTGCGGCTGAGCTTGAAGGTGAATTTGCAGAGCTTAACGGATGGGAAGCAGAAAGTGAGGCTGCCATTCTTTTAAAAGGACTTGGCATCACTGAAGATCTTCATGCGAAGAAAATGGCAGATCTTACGGGCGGAGACAAAGTGAAGGTTCTTCTTGCACAGGCTCTGTTCGGCAAACCGGATGTTCTTCTTCTGGATGAGCCTACCAACCACCTTGACATCAAGGCGATCCAATGGCTTGAAGAATTCCTGATCAACTTTGAGAATACCGTCATCGTTGTATCCCATGACCGTCATTTCCTGAACAAAGTATGTACTCATATCGCTGACCTTGACTACGGTAAAATCCAGCTTTATGTCGGAAACTACGACTTCTGGTACGAATCAAGCCAGCTTGCATCCCGAATGGCTTCGGATGCGAACAAGAAAAAAGAAGAAAAAATCAAAGAGCTTCAGGCGTTCATTGCACGCTTCAGTGCGAATGCATCAAAATCCAAGCAGGCCACTTCAAGAAAAAAACTGCTTGATAAAATATCGCTTGATGACATCAGGCCTTCTTCAAGACGCTATCCGTATGTCGGATTTTCACCTGAGCGCGAAATCGGGAATGATGTTCTCCGCGTAGACGGCATTTCTAAAACGATTGACGGCGTGAAAGTGCTTGATAATGTCAGCTTTATCATGAACAAAGAGGACAAAATTGCGTTAGTCGGCCGCGACGAAATTGCGATTACAACGCTCTTCAAAATTCTGATGGGTGAAATGGAGCCTGACAGCGGAACGTTCAAATGGGGAATTACAACTTCCCAGGCCTATTTCCCTAAAGACAACAGCGAGTTCTTTGAAGGGGTCGACATGAACCTTGTTGACTGGCTCCGCCAGTATTCGCCGAATGACCAAAGCGAGAGCTTCCTTCGCGGTTTCCTTGGCAGAATGCTGTTCTCAGGTGAAGAAGTGCTTAAAAAAGCAAGCGTTCTGTCCGGAGGAGAAAAAGTACGCTGCATGCTTTCAAAAATGATGCTCAGCAGCTCAAATATCCTGCTTCTTGACGAACCGACGAACCACTTGGACCTTGAGTCGATTACAGCACTGAACAACGGTCTTATTGCTTTCAAAGGCGCTATGATCTTTACGTCACATGACCATCAGTTTGTACAGACGATTGCCAACCGCATCATTGAGGTAACTCCAAACGGCGTTGTCGACAAGCAAATGACGTATGATGAGTACCTTGAAAATGAAGATGTTCAAAAGCAAGTACAGGGGTTGTACGCTTAA
- a CDS encoding DUF1499 domain-containing protein — translation MTIKACSKLTKNCVSTANEKGGRSMNPITYSCSASEAMNHLRNVLYSMKGAEIAEQSGTRLHAVFTSDKMKFKDDVEFEMNDKAKKIHFRSASRTGYYDFGVNRRRMEEIEERFKKECGT, via the coding sequence ATGACAATAAAAGCATGTTCAAAGCTTACAAAAAATTGTGTGTCAACGGCAAATGAAAAAGGCGGACGGAGCATGAATCCCATCACGTATTCATGCAGTGCATCTGAAGCAATGAATCACCTGCGCAATGTTCTTTATTCCATGAAGGGCGCTGAAATTGCCGAGCAGAGCGGTACCCGTCTTCATGCGGTATTTACGTCGGATAAAATGAAATTTAAAGATGATGTGGAATTTGAAATGAATGACAAAGCAAAAAAAATTCATTTTAGATCGGCTTCCCGAACCGGCTATTATGACTTCGGTGTTAACCGCAGGCGCATGGAGGAGATTGAGGAGAGATTTAAAAAAGAATGCGGAACGTAA